From the genome of Calditrichota bacterium:
AAAGGCAAGCAGGTCACGCTCGTCGTCCCATGCTACAACGAGAAAAGCTCCCTTTCCTACCTGGCTCACGCGCTTTCCGATCTGGAACGCGCCGCCGAGGGAAGATACCGCTTCCGCTATGTCTTTGTGGATGACGCCAGCAGCGACGGTACCGCCGACGAGCTTGCCCGGATGTTCGGGGAGCGCGAGCATTGCCGCGTTTTGCGTCACCCACAGAACCAGGGGGTGGCAGCCGCCATTCAGACGGGCTTGAAAGCCGCCACTACTGAGGTGGTCTGTTCCATCGACGCCGACTGCACCTATGACCCGCTCGACCTTCTGCAGATGATTCCTCTGCTGACAGACGGGGTCGACGTGGTCGTCGCATCGCCTTACCATCGCCAGGGGGCGGTCTTCAATGTGCCGCGCTGGCGGCTGTTGCTTTCCAAGCACCTGTCCAAAGGCTACCATCTGGTCTTCCATAACAAGTTGGCTACCTACTCGAGCTGCTGTCGCGTCTATCGCCGCAAAGCAGTGGCGCAGCTTACCCTCGCCCACGGCAACTTCATCGGCATCGTTGAATTGTTGGCAAAAGTG
Proteins encoded in this window:
- a CDS encoding glycosyltransferase family 2 protein gives rise to the protein KGKQVTLVVPCYNEKSSLSYLAHALSDLERAAEGRYRFRYVFVDDASSDGTADELARMFGEREHCRVLRHPQNQGVAAAIQTGLKAATTEVVCSIDADCTYDPLDLLQMIPLLTDGVDVVVASPYHRQGAVFNVPRWRLLLSKHLSKGYHLVFHNKLATYSSCCRVYRRKAVAQLTLAHGNFIGIVELLAKVDRAGGRIVEFPTVLHSRLLGHSKMKVLHTIWGHMGLLTALALQRLRPHFSGRRAPRALTEAVPGSDYAGPQAQLEEAHAARTAPLP